In the genome of Chryseobacterium sp. 52, the window AAGGCTGTTCTCAGAAGAAAGACACCGGAAGCCAATCGCATTCTCAGTTTCAATGAAATTGCCATCGATCTGGAATCCAAAGAATGCAGAATCAATGATCAATTATTCAATCTGACAAAAAAAGAATTGAATCTCCTGATTTACTTCATTAATAATCAGAACAGAATGCTTTCCAAACAAGCTATTGCAAGTCATCTTTGGGGTGATTATACCTACAGCATAGATAATATAGACTTTGTATATCAGCATTTGAAAAACTTACGAAAAAAAATCCTTGATGCGGGTGGAAAAGATTATCTGCAGACTGTTTACGGATTAGGATATAAATGGATCGATAAATGAATTTAAGTTTCCGTTTTGCCAGAGCATTCACCATTTTGGTGTTTTTTGTTCTTATCACAGGCTTTGCAATTCTGTATTTTGCTTTTGAAAGAGCTACAATGCGTTCTGCTATCCTTAAGCTTGAGGATTTAAATGCCTATGTAGCTAATAAATTAAAGCAGGATCCAGCTTATGATTACCTTACCTCCCATCATCGGCAAACGCAGGTAAAAATTCTTCCGGCCAACTCCAAAAATACCAAGGAGAAAATTATTGAAGAAAAATACATCTGGAATAAAAGCATACAGTCTTACATCAACAAAATCACAGTGATTACCTATCCGGTAATTCATCAGAAAAAATATGCCATAACCAGTGTACGGTACATTACCATTATCGAAAACCATTTTTTGGTAAGTATTATTATGGTTGTAGCCTGGATTATGGTCTTCCTTATTATTCTCACGATTATCGTAAGTGTTTTGGTATCCAAAAAAATTCTTGAACCTTTTTATCATGCGATAGATGAAATCAAGAAATTCAGTTTGAGAGATAACCGATCTATGAATCTGATGAAGACCCAAACGGAAGAATTTAAATCACTGAATACTTTTTTAATAAAAATGTCCGAAAGTTCTAAAAAGGACTATCATTTACTGGAAGAACTTTCAGAAAATACATCTCATGAATTACAGACGCCGCTAGCCTCTATCAAAGGAAAAATTGAACTATTAATGGACAGCGAGCTTTCTAAAGACCAGCTCACCACTCTTTACTCAATGAATAGCGAACTGGATAGACTCTCCTCTATCAACCAGTCTCTTATTCTTTTGGCTAAGCTTGAGCATTTTGAAAAAAGTGACTCACATGTTATTAATTTTTCAGAATTACTCAAGGCAAGGCTTCAGTATTTTGAAGATCTTTTTGAAATTCAAAATCTTACACTTATTACCGACATTCAGGAAGATGTTTATCTTAATTTTGATGAAAACTTAGCAATTATTGTCATTAACAACCTCATCAATAATTCTAAAAGGCACAATATAGAAAAAGGACATATTTCCATAATACTTTCAGATACCCATTTTCAGATTACAAATACAGGAAATCCACCTACGGTTCCAACAGAGGAATTATTCAAAAGATTCAAGCGTGGAAACCCCAATCAAAACTCAATCGGGATTGGTTTGGCACTCGTAAAGAAGATTTTGGAGATTTATGACGCTGAAATACATTATCATTTTGAAAACAACCAACACAGTTTAAAAGTTAATTTCACAAAATAAACATCTGAAAAACAAAAAGATAACAATGAATATTTAAATTCTGTTGAAACTTCAGAATTTCTTCAGAATTAATGTATTGTTTAGGTGCAAATAAACGCGCCAATGAAAAAGTTATTCATTATTTTCAGTTTAGCAGTCATGCAATATACCTATAGCCAGGATACTGTCAAGGTGCATAAAAACCCTGACGAAGCGGTCTCCGAAAAGAATCCTCTGGATATTGGAGAACTTAAAATCAACCTGAACCCAAAAGGTGACAAATGGTTGAAATTTGGAATTTCCAGCCAGATTTGGCTTCGCAGCATCGAAAACAATCCCGGAACGGCTGTCAATGGACTTCCACAGGAACAAACCTATGATGCAGGAATCCGAAGAATGAGACTGATTATCCAAAGCCAGCTCACCCCGTTTTATTCTGTTTTTTTACAAATGGGAATCAATAATCAAAGTTTTATTTCCGGAGGCGGAACCGGAACCGGGAACAATGGAGCCGGAAAGAAAGCGCCTTTCTTTTTTCATGATGCTTATAATGAATTAGCCATTATTCCAAGAAACAAT includes:
- a CDS encoding response regulator transcription factor — its product is MKILIVEDHKELAANTTDYLKKEDYICEVASNAKEALEKIELFEYDCILLDLMLPDGNGLEILKHIKNDAPQTSVIIVSAKNSLDTKLTGLDDGADDYITKPFSLPELHSRIKAVLRRKTPEANRILSFNEIAIDLESKECRINDQLFNLTKKELNLLIYFINNQNRMLSKQAIASHLWGDYTYSIDNIDFVYQHLKNLRKKILDAGGKDYLQTVYGLGYKWIDK
- a CDS encoding sensor histidine kinase codes for the protein MNLSFRFARAFTILVFFVLITGFAILYFAFERATMRSAILKLEDLNAYVANKLKQDPAYDYLTSHHRQTQVKILPANSKNTKEKIIEEKYIWNKSIQSYINKITVITYPVIHQKKYAITSVRYITIIENHFLVSIIMVVAWIMVFLIILTIIVSVLVSKKILEPFYHAIDEIKKFSLRDNRSMNLMKTQTEEFKSLNTFLIKMSESSKKDYHLLEELSENTSHELQTPLASIKGKIELLMDSELSKDQLTTLYSMNSELDRLSSINQSLILLAKLEHFEKSDSHVINFSELLKARLQYFEDLFEIQNLTLITDIQEDVYLNFDENLAIIVINNLINNSKRHNIEKGHISIILSDTHFQITNTGNPPTVPTEELFKRFKRGNPNQNSIGIGLALVKKILEIYDAEIHYHFENNQHSLKVNFTK